The uncultured Fretibacterium sp. genome contains the following window.
GGGAGTGGCGATCCGTGTTCGCCGTCCTGTCGGCCAACATCATCTTCGCCTTCGCGGTCAATTATTTCACCCTGCCTTACCGCTTTCCCGACCTCGGGATCTCCGGGCTTGCCGTCCTCTCCAATTACGTCTTCGGGATATCCCCCAGCTGGGTTATTTTCATCGGCAACGTCCTCCTGATCGTCTGGGGGCGCAAAAGCCTGAACCTGCGCTTCCTGGTGCTGACGTTCACCTCCATCGTGGTGTTCTCGCTGTTCATCCCGATTTTTCGGAGCATCCCCCTGAACTTGCCCCGGGACAAGTTCATGGCCACGGTGATCACGGGGCTCCTGAAGGGGGTCGCCATCGGGATGCTCTTCAACGTGGGAGGGTCGAGCGGCGGGCTCGACATCGTCGCGATGGTCATGCGCCGGCGCTACGGGATCGAGGTGGGGCGGTTCTCCGTCTTTGTCAACTTCTTCATCCTCGGTCTTTCCGTGAGCGTTGTGGGATTGGAATCCGTGGTATATGGCGCCGTCGGGCTCTATGTCTTCGGCGTTACCCTGGACGGCATGACGCGGAACTTCGACAAGCGCAAGCAGGCCCTCATCATCACGAACATCCCGGAGGACGTCTGCCATTTCATCACCTCGAAGGGCAAGGGCGTGACCCGCCTCGAGGGGCACGGGGCTTACACGGGGCAGCCTCGACCCGTGCTCATCTCCCTGCTGGAGCCGCGGCAGATCGTTCAGCTCAAGGCCTTTCTCAAGGAAAAGGACCCGAACGCCTTCCTCTCCATCTGCGACGCGACCGAGGTGCTGGGCCAGGGGTTCAAGAGCTGGAAGTCCCTGTAAGCAGGAATAGGATTACAGGGCTCTTGGTTTCGGAGGTTTTCCGGCCGGTGCGCTATAATGAACATTTGAATCTACTCCATAAATTTGATACGCGGACTCGACATACGATCAGGACGCCCCCGGCCGAGGGGCGCCGTCAGAGGTGAATGAGCGGAAATGATATGGAACACAATTAGGAGGGCGCTGGGGCTCGACCCCAACGACCGTGCGCTGAGAAAGTACGAGGGCGTCGTGGAGCAGATCAACGAGCTCTCGGAGAACCTGGAGTCCCGGAGTGAGGACGAGCTGCGCGACATGGGCGCACGCCTGCGCGAGCGGGCCCGGGACGGGGAGCCCCTGGAGGAACTTCTCGTCGAGGTCTTCGCGCTCGTGCGCGAGGTCTCCCGGAGGACGATAGGGCTCCGGCACTACGACGTACAGCTGATCGGAGGCATGGCCCTGCACGACGGCCGAATCGCCGAGATGCGGACCGGCGAGGGGAAGACCCTTGTGGCCACCTTGGCCGTCGTCCTGAACGCGCTCTCCTGCGAGGGCGTCCACCTGATCACGGTCAACGACTACCTTGCGAAGCGCGACGCCGCGTGGATGGCCCCGATCTACAACTTCCTGGGGCTCTCCGTGGGCGTCATCTACCCCTACATGCCTCCGGAGGAGCGCTACGAGGCCTACAGGGCGGATATCACCTACGGGACGAACAGCGAGTTCGGGTTCGACTACCTGAGGGACAACATGGTCATGCACGCCGAGCAGATGGTCCAGCGCTCCCATGCCTACTGCATCGTCGACGAGGTGGACTCGATCCTCGTGGACGAGGCGCGGACGCCCCTCATCATCTCGGGCCCGTCCGACGACAACGTGGAGCTCTACGTCAAGGCGGACGGGGTGGCGCGCCAGCTGACGGAGGGAAAGGACTACGAGAAGGACGAGAAGGAGCGCAGCATCGCCGTCACGGAGGCCGGAATCCAGCGCTGCGAGGACCTCCTTGGGATGCCGGGGCTCTTCTCGGACGCGGCGAAGTCCGAGCTGGCGCACCGCATCGTACAGGCCCTGAAGGCCCACCGCCTGTTCCAGCGCGACGTCGACTACGTCGTGAAGGACGGGGAGATCGTGATCGTCGACGAGTTCACGGGACGCCTCATGGTGGGGCGCCGCTACTCGGACGGGCTCCATCAGGCCATCGAGGCGAAGGAGCGCGTCAAGGTGGGGCGCGAGAGCCAGACCCTGGCGACGATCACGCTTCAGAACTACTTCCGCATGTACCGTAAGCTGGCCGGGATGACGGGCACCGCGGCCACGGAGGCCGAGGAGTTCAAGGAGATCTACGGGCTCCAGGTCGTGACCATCCCGACGCACCGGAAGATGATCCGCCAGGACTGTCCCGACGTGATCTACGGGACGATGCTCGAGAAGTTCGGCGCCGTCGCGGACGACGTCGAGGAATGCCACAAGCGCGGACAGCCCGTCCTCGTCGGGACGACGTCCATCGAGAACTCCGAGCGGGTCAGCAAGCTGCTCAAGGCCCGTAAGGTCCCGCATCAGGTGCTGAACGCCAAGCACCACGAGAAGGAGGCCCACATCGTGGCCCAGGCCGGGCACCTCGGCGCCGTGACGGTGGCGACGAACATGGCCGGTCGCGGAACGGACATCATGCTTGGGGGGAACCCGGAGTTCCTGGCCAAGGAGAAGCTCCTCTCCGACAGGCCGTCCCTGGACTGGACGGTCAAGGGGGTGGACGAGGAGGACGTCTACGGCTACTTCGTGCGCTACTCCAACCTCCAGGCCGACGACCTCGCGCGCAACTACCTCCGGGACCGCCGCATCGCGGAGGAGGGGAGCGGGCTGGAGTTTCTGCGCGCCGTCTTCGGCCGCATCAAAAAGGCCTACGAGGCCCGGCTGGAGGAGTTCCGCGAGCTCTGCCGCGGGGAGCACGACAAGGTCGCCGCGTTGGGCGGGCTGGCGATCATCGGGACGGAGCGCCACGAGTCCCGGCGCATCGACAACCAGCTTCGGGGCCGTTCCGGCCGCC
Protein-coding sequences here:
- the secA gene encoding preprotein translocase subunit SecA — protein: MIWNTIRRALGLDPNDRALRKYEGVVEQINELSENLESRSEDELRDMGARLRERARDGEPLEELLVEVFALVREVSRRTIGLRHYDVQLIGGMALHDGRIAEMRTGEGKTLVATLAVVLNALSCEGVHLITVNDYLAKRDAAWMAPIYNFLGLSVGVIYPYMPPEERYEAYRADITYGTNSEFGFDYLRDNMVMHAEQMVQRSHAYCIVDEVDSILVDEARTPLIISGPSDDNVELYVKADGVARQLTEGKDYEKDEKERSIAVTEAGIQRCEDLLGMPGLFSDAAKSELAHRIVQALKAHRLFQRDVDYVVKDGEIVIVDEFTGRLMVGRRYSDGLHQAIEAKERVKVGRESQTLATITLQNYFRMYRKLAGMTGTAATEAEEFKEIYGLQVVTIPTHRKMIRQDCPDVIYGTMLEKFGAVADDVEECHKRGQPVLVGTTSIENSERVSKLLKARKVPHQVLNAKHHEKEAHIVAQAGHLGAVTVATNMAGRGTDIMLGGNPEFLAKEKLLSDRPSLDWTVKGVDEEDVYGYFVRYSNLQADDLARNYLRDRRIAEEGSGLEFLRAVFGRIKKAYEARLEEFRELCRGEHDKVAALGGLAIIGTERHESRRIDNQLRGRSGRQGDPGMSRFYLSLEDNLLRLFGSERIQGLMGRLGMKDGEAIESGMLSKVIESSQHKVEQMHFDIRKQLLAYDNVMNRQREAVYDERQTILNEGDMVDYGWGVVNGVIVEILDRYFPGEGEPDAGRAAARIRAIFGPGSDEQVRRIDSQAGMELVRDEIVASLKARYDKKTEELTPEVAGGLVRYVVLNTLDDAWRDHLLAMDELRRGIGLRAIGQKDPLLEYQFESYNLFQEMMLRVRESFAEQFFRVRVVTEEERRSPRRVSEGRDFVLPGFGQGHEDAMPEELPRGEGRPEPIRKGPRVGRNDPCPCGSGKKYKHCCGKGA
- a CDS encoding YitT family protein → MNVLAEKSALVKNFLLSLPDLLRREWRSVFAVLSANIIFAFAVNYFTLPYRFPDLGISGLAVLSNYVFGISPSWVIFIGNVLLIVWGRKSLNLRFLVLTFTSIVVFSLFIPIFRSIPLNLPRDKFMATVITGLLKGVAIGMLFNVGGSSGGLDIVAMVMRRRYGIEVGRFSVFVNFFILGLSVSVVGLESVVYGAVGLYVFGVTLDGMTRNFDKRKQALIITNIPEDVCHFITSKGKGVTRLEGHGAYTGQPRPVLISLLEPRQIVQLKAFLKEKDPNAFLSICDATEVLGQGFKSWKSL